The genomic DNA TCCCTCCGAGACGCTCCCCGTCCCGGACAGGATATGGCCAGCTGGTTCTTGACCCGGTCCGGCAAAACCCCGGCCCGGGCTTCAACATGGCTCCCCACCTACAGCTCAGAGACGACAGCTGTCATGATAATACCCCTCGAGAGCCGTACCGAGAGTAGCAATAATAACGTTCTCCCTTACCTGTGGCATCCGAGCTCGCTGCAGAAGACGGTACTCGTCGTAGAGAAGCTTTGGAGCAACAGCGAACGGCATGCAATTACTACGGTCGTACTTGTGGTGAGCAGCGCCGAAAGTTGTCATCGCGGCGGCCAGCGGCCCTGTTGCCGGGGAAGTGATCACTGTACAGTACTGAGTAGGGCGCATAGAGTTCTGCCAAACAGGAGAAAACACGGTGAAAAGAAGGTGGAAGGGAAACACTCAAGCATggtaccaaaaaataaaaataaaaatttgacagAGCGCGAGAGATGAAGAGAGACCTCAAAGTACTTCGGGGAAAGACTGAGAGCGGGTGGTACAGTTATACTGTCAGCGGAGGGGCGAGGTGGGAGCAAGGTGAAAGCGGAGAAGCTCCGGGAGAGTTCGTCCAAGGAAGAGAAGCGGCGAGGGCCGAGCCTCCTCCTATAGTGGGTAGCTGCGACGTCGTTGAGGAAGATGTCAGAGGGGAGCCACAGCTCGCCGTCATCCAAGTTCGGGAGAAACTCTGCCATTTCTACTGTTATTATGGTGATTGTCACAAACACAGGCGCACACAGAGGGAGCTTTTTAAGCTAGCAGCTGTGTGGAGTGAGAGTAGAGTAGAGTAGAGTGAACCCTGGCAAAGGAAGAATTCAAGAGGCGGAAGCGGGGACGTTGAAGCAAACCCACCAGAAGGAGCGAGatagagtgagagagaaaTGGAGGGCTCTACTTTCAAAAATGGCGAAAcgcattctctctctctaaaaggTAGAGGGGGAGGGGAGATGGAGAGAGATGAAAAGTAACCGTATAGAGagggggggggagagagaagaCGGCAAGAGCTCGGGTCACGTGACGAACCTCCTCAGGCCGCCACCCTACCTATGGCCTACTGAATGGGCACCCGGTCCGAGTTTGAGGCCCCGAAGTGACCGGCTCCCCTTCCCCTCCATCACCCAATGCCAGTACTACGGCGGTTGGGGCCACCTCGCTCGCCCCCACTCGCGGGCTCTCCAACAATCCTATCCTAATCTCTCAGGTCGGGGACTTTAGAGGGACAGGTGTCAGGTTGTCAGGGGGCTCGTGGAACTCAGGGGTAGAGTGTCGCGTGAGTACGGTGATCCGGGGAAAAAGGCTGCAACCGTAGGCGTATGGAAGGGGAAGGTAATATCTCTGCCTGCGAGGGATTACATTGCATCCCCGTATCACACTTGTCCCATCAGCGTACACGTGTCCAAAGTGACTTAGGATCCGTGTGATTTTTAGATAATAATTGAGAttattatactatatatttcataattttaccGTTTCTCAAATCATTTTCATGgtttacaaattaatcaaaaaacttatgatttatatcttattctaaatttatttcgCCGTTAATTTATTCGGTAATGAAACGTTAGTAGACTCCAAATATAttccatgattttaattttttcctcaaatttAATCTGGATAAATGGTCACAGCGACAAGAATGGTCTCACTTAAATTCCACATCAATAACACTGTTAAATATTAACAGAGAAATTAACGTCGTAATGGATTTAGAACCAGATGTAAACCATGAGCTTTTCTgtataatttttaaaccatgtgataaatttgagaaacgGGTGATACCATGAGATATCTAGATAATAATTTAACTCTACAATCAACTTTATTCTTTtccaaattcaacaatataatcattactattttgtatttttgttCCATTTAATAACCAACATGGGTTAGTTCAAGGGGTTCAGcgcttgttccgcttaagtaaggtctcgggttcgtgtccttgtgaatgcaaaaaattcatGCTAAGAGACATTTATCGGACCGATCCGGctaaactgaattagtcggggccCAATTGAACTTTCGAATACCGGAGTTCATATCGAAAAAAGAACAATAATTTCTCACTAATACTTTTtcctaataatttttataattaattttttaataataaatttcacatatatttccacatctatacatacatatatatatatatatatattcacatattaatatatttatcagcACTTGCAATCATCACACGAAACCAAGTTAGTTGGATCATAATCCAActaaaaaaccaaacacaagctTAACCTCCTCCATCTGCAATCCGTGCAATGTGAGATTAGTAATGCAAACATAACATTACAAGGAGATTTTAACATCTCATTGGCGGTACGTTGGATTGACagataaataaatgataaataaataaaatctcgaATCCAACATCTATAAAGCTGACGATATGCCAAAAGCTCCCTAACGTTACACCTTACTATATGatttatggatttttttttgctttaatGGATTTTTATCTCATATAGAACAAGTCCATTCAATTTCGCCATATagtacaaaaaataatttttttatgtctCAATAGTGCTGTGAGTAAAAACCCATAACCTCGAAATCCAAAAAACCAAGCCGGACCGATTCGAAAACCAACACAAGAGAACCCGATTGCTAATTTGGGCGTGTATGCTCTTTGATTTTTGGTCTCGATTTGGGTTAGGAGTGCTTGGTTTTGGTTTGATGATGCGGTTTTTGGTTTAAACCATAACCAAACCATAATTTCgatatttgaaaaatgaaaattgtctCCATATCATGGTTCTTAGAatcacgattcgaatcgtagaatcgtacgattctacgattctagaGGGGTCATACGATTCCGATCCTATGGGCTGAATCGCAATCGGCTGAATCGGGCCTGAATCGGGCCCAGAATCGCTGAATCGCGGAATCGGGCCGATTCCGCGATTCCAGATTCGGCCCACACTGGCGCACAGGGCAGGCCTGATTTGGGCCCTCGGGCCGAAGCCCAGCCCATTGGCAATGAGCCCGACTCTTCTCACCCCCCCTTCTTCTCCGGCTTCCCCCCTTCTCCCTGACATCTCCATGCCCTAATCGACTGAAGAATCTTCAATCTTCCGAGCTGTTCAATTTCCGCCCCATTTCGTCACGATTCTTCTTGTTCTGCCCGTACCGGTGTGTCTTGTTCGGTTGTTCTGACTCCGACGAGCTTGAAGGTTGAAGTTCCGCCGGTCCGCAGGTCCGACTTCGCAGTTCCGCGAGCTTGCCGTCAGTTGCTTCCGGTCATCTGCGCGAGCTTCCGGTGAGTTACTTGCTCTGCGCCTCTGCCTCTGCATTTTGCCCAAGCTTCCAGTCAGTTGCTTGCTCATCCTGTCTCTGCACTGCAGTCTGTCCAGCCGAGACCCTAGACCCGAGACCCGAGAGCCGAGAGCGTCCACTTTCGACTTTCCAGACTCCAGGTACCGTATCTTGAACATCCAATGGCCTTCTGCTtcgattaattgattaattcgaTGAACTAAAGTGAGATTAGATTACTGAATTGAAGTGAGGTTACTGACTGAAGTGAGATTACTCGATTAGTAATAAACGTGCCAGATTATTTTGAGGGGAAAGGTACAAATAAATGTGCCACCATATTTTCTGATTCTATTTAAGTTTCCAGCTTAACTTAAAGGGTGAAGATTGTATTAAGATGATTCTTTATACTTAATTACTGACCTAACaagtttttgttttattttctaatcaTCAGGATTACAACAGGGATACTTTATGAAATTAATGTCTTTTAGCGAAGCACTCTTGTGTTGGCTCTTCTTAATTGGTCCTTTCATTGTcctttttaaaacaaattgaAGTTTGATTTCATCAATGATTCAATATTATTTTCCTGTACCCTGCTTGCGTCTTCTGTTTGACGAAATTTGTAAGGCTAGTTTACTGAACTGATTGTGCTGTAAATTCCGCTGGACGATTTTTTTTGAGTTT from Punica granatum isolate Tunisia-2019 chromosome 2, ASM765513v2, whole genome shotgun sequence includes the following:
- the LOC116194574 gene encoding uncharacterized protein LOC116194574 isoform X2; protein product: MAEFLPNLDDGELWLPSDIFLNDVAATHYRRRLGPRRFSSLDELSRSFSAFTLLPPRPSADSITVPPALSLSPKYFENSMRPTQYCTVITSPATGPLAAAMTTFGAAHHKYDRSNCMPFAVAPKLLYDEYRLLQRARMPQVGSHVEARAGVLPDRVKNQLAISCPGRGASRRECGGTGVFLPRVGAYTSASDFRRKRGTRNTLDIKISEQMNSIVTDGVVARQEKERHYQVPPEMALPHDWTY
- the LOC116194574 gene encoding uncharacterized protein LOC116194574 isoform X1; amino-acid sequence: MAEFLPNLDDGELWLPSDIFLNDVAATHYRRRLGPRRFSSLDELSRSFSAFTLLPPRPSADSITVPPALSLSPKYFENSMRPTQYCTVITSPATGPLAAAMTTFGAAHHKYDRSNCMPFAVAPKLLYDEYRLLQRARMPQVGSHVEARAGVLPDRVKNQLAISCPGRGASRRECGGTGVFLPRVGAYTSASDFRRKRAGTRNTLDIKISEQMNSIVTDGVVARQEKERHYQVPPEMALPHDWTY